A single region of the Gilliamella apis genome encodes:
- a CDS encoding phage tail protein, protein MAFALPNGSRVYVQKSKDTALEFETISNAKEAVATLKANHGLAVGDEVIITSGWSKINNAVAKVTKVNNTDVTLGNINTSDTKSFPEGEGKGTLTKVTAWERLPQIKEVATEGGEQQFTQIQFLDDDTERQLPTIKSAKSKSFTIAHDSSLPIYPLLEELDLTNEVVAMKMYVPKAKETRYDAVRVSFDPTPATTINEIETVKISMTVESPAITFYKDK, encoded by the coding sequence ATGGCATTTGCATTACCTAACGGTTCACGTGTTTACGTGCAAAAATCAAAAGATACAGCATTGGAATTTGAAACTATTTCAAATGCTAAGGAGGCTGTAGCGACATTAAAAGCTAATCATGGGTTAGCGGTTGGCGATGAAGTTATTATCACATCTGGATGGTCAAAAATTAATAATGCAGTAGCTAAGGTGACTAAAGTTAATAATACGGATGTTACGCTTGGTAATATTAATACTAGCGATACCAAATCATTTCCAGAGGGAGAAGGAAAGGGCACTTTAACTAAAGTTACCGCATGGGAGCGCTTACCTCAAATTAAAGAAGTTGCAACTGAAGGTGGTGAACAACAATTTACTCAAATACAGTTTTTAGATGATGACACAGAGCGACAATTACCGACAATCAAATCAGCTAAAAGCAAAAGTTTTACCATTGCACATGACAGTTCTCTACCTATTTATCCATTATTAGAGGAATTGGACCTTACCAATGAAGTTGTCGCAATGAAAATGTATGTTCCGAAAGCAAAAGAAACTCGTTATGATGCTGTTCGCGTTTCTTTTGACCCAACCCCAGCGACCACAATTAATGAGATTGAAACTGTAAAAATCAGCATGACAGTTGAATCACCGGCAATCACTTTCTACAAAGATAAATAA
- a CDS encoding DUF1799 domain-containing protein translates to MDAFKLFKAMSTQWRTSMSGVLGLDYNCMEWVMKINNIAESETIFNDIQIMESEALKLMHKSK, encoded by the coding sequence TTGGATGCTTTCAAGTTGTTTAAAGCCATGTCTACGCAGTGGCGAACGAGCATGAGTGGAGTGTTAGGTCTTGATTATAACTGTATGGAATGGGTTATGAAGATCAACAATATTGCAGAAAGTGAAACTATTTTTAACGACATTCAAATAATGGAAAGTGAAGCCCTGAAATTAATGCACAAATCAAAATAA
- a CDS encoding Arc family DNA-binding protein, with amino-acid sequence MNTIKPFPTRLPSDLRSYLEDKANTNKRSLNNELVDRLEVTKVIETITHSDLREIINDILKLDSYKNELECTRNELIKLKDSYDSLKSELAKAFSLSGDTNEDIVRMKMERALNHITSGVEELRTIFPQKNNQ; translated from the coding sequence ATGAACACAATAAAACCTTTTCCAACAAGATTGCCATCAGATTTGAGAAGTTATTTAGAGGACAAAGCGAATACAAATAAAAGAAGTTTGAATAATGAGTTAGTTGATCGGCTTGAGGTCACAAAAGTTATTGAAACGATAACCCATTCAGATTTACGTGAAATCATAAATGACATATTAAAACTTGATAGCTATAAAAATGAGCTTGAGTGTACTAGAAATGAACTTATTAAATTAAAAGATTCATACGATTCATTAAAAAGCGAATTAGCAAAAGCATTTTCTCTTTCTGGTGACACAAACGAAGATATTGTTAGAATGAAAATGGAGCGAGCATTGAATCATATAACTTCTGGAGTAGAAGAACTTAGAACCATTTTTCCTCAAAAAAATAACCAATAA
- a CDS encoding phage tail terminator-like protein yields MISTISELLESHLYTIANQLNLQIVYKNIAATPNDEIYLKSNILPAITTCFDLDGESRIYKGVYQVSVVAPINTGKSRSQQIVESIIKHFQLNLELKKGTFSLYINSVPSAYPAITDKTTYTIPISMNYRADTI; encoded by the coding sequence TTGATTTCAACAATCTCTGAATTGCTTGAATCACACCTTTATACTATCGCTAATCAACTGAATTTACAGATTGTCTACAAGAACATAGCAGCAACACCCAACGATGAAATTTACCTTAAATCTAATATTCTGCCAGCTATTACAACCTGCTTTGATTTAGACGGCGAATCACGGATTTATAAAGGAGTTTATCAAGTTAGTGTTGTTGCACCTATTAACACTGGCAAATCACGTTCTCAGCAAATAGTAGAATCAATAATCAAGCATTTTCAACTTAACCTTGAATTAAAAAAAGGTACCTTTTCACTTTACATCAATTCTGTACCAAGCGCCTATCCAGCTATTACAGATAAAACCACTTACACAATACCAATCAGCATGAATTACCGTGCTGACACAATTTAA
- a CDS encoding KilA-N domain-containing protein encodes MNITILNTAIKQDKKGLFCINDIHKASGNDKSKQPSNWLRLDSTQELIQELEDSSDMRSGQKAIEVINGGNYRGTYVCKELVYAYAMWINARFHLHVIRTFDKVIQQDYQRQRLRELAKVEYKPMTDAIKFEKEHQGKEVKYYHFSNEADLINRIALGMTSAKFKVHHDINKNESIRDYLTPCQIKCITDLQRANTTFIQLGMEFEERKLRLMELFKRNHIIQLFDEQQRIAA; translated from the coding sequence ATGAATATTACAATTTTAAATACTGCAATAAAACAAGATAAAAAAGGGCTATTTTGTATCAATGATATACATAAAGCTAGTGGAAATGATAAAAGTAAACAGCCATCAAACTGGTTACGCCTTGATTCTACTCAAGAACTAATCCAAGAATTGGAGGACTCCTCAGATATGAGGAGTGGACAAAAAGCAATTGAGGTTATAAATGGTGGTAATTATCGAGGTACATATGTATGCAAAGAATTAGTTTATGCGTATGCAATGTGGATTAATGCAAGGTTTCATCTTCACGTAATTAGAACATTTGATAAAGTAATCCAACAAGATTATCAACGCCAACGATTAAGAGAATTAGCAAAGGTTGAATATAAGCCAATGACTGATGCAATAAAATTTGAGAAGGAGCATCAAGGAAAGGAAGTTAAGTATTACCACTTTAGTAATGAAGCTGATTTAATCAATCGTATAGCGCTAGGCATGACATCCGCCAAATTTAAAGTGCATCATGACATTAACAAAAACGAATCTATTCGAGATTATTTAACCCCATGTCAGATTAAATGCATTACCGATCTTCAAAGAGCTAATACTACTTTTATCCAATTAGGTATGGAATTTGAAGAAAGGAAATTAAGGTTAATGGAATTATTCAAACGCAATCACATCATACAGTTATTTGATGAACAGCAAAGAATAGCCGCTTAG
- a CDS encoding DUF4055 domain-containing protein produces the protein MKHDITFIRPEHKQASIHWETMRDVCAGAEIVKSKRNKYLPFLDPTDESERNKRRNQDYIKRAVFYNITGNTKIGLIGMAFRKDPTVSIPDKLEYLKTNADGAGTSIYQQSQATLESVLEVGRHGLYVDYSDDSNEAMILVYKAEDIINWRTKRINGKDKLVLVVLREVVEEPEDYGFKDITQYRELAIEDNKFICRVWRRAGENNSGPFEISSNYLPKPKGREHWDEIPFTFVGAQSNDQTIDDSPLSSLIEINLGHYRNSADYEDSLFFCGQVQPAISGLDEGWRDHLEQNGVKIGSRTPLMLPQGGSFIYAQAQPNSLAKEGMDDKRNYMVALGARLIEQNSSVKTATQANGDQTASTSVLGICCSNISEAYTTALRWCAQYLGLNGDDVTYTINQEFISKVADAGMITAIVSSWQSGAIRYEDMIRAMQKIDIIDPSADPELVKQELKDTEPQFTG, from the coding sequence ATGAAACATGATATTACATTCATTCGACCTGAGCATAAACAGGCATCAATACATTGGGAAACAATGCGAGATGTTTGTGCTGGTGCTGAAATAGTTAAATCAAAAAGAAATAAATATTTACCTTTTCTCGATCCTACCGATGAAAGCGAACGAAATAAGCGACGAAACCAAGATTATATCAAGCGAGCTGTTTTTTATAATATTACTGGTAATACTAAAATAGGGTTAATTGGAATGGCATTTCGAAAAGACCCAACGGTTAGCATTCCTGATAAGTTAGAATACCTTAAAACGAATGCTGATGGTGCAGGAACAAGTATTTACCAACAATCACAGGCTACTCTTGAATCAGTGTTAGAGGTTGGAAGGCATGGGTTATATGTTGATTACTCCGATGATTCTAATGAGGCAATGATTTTGGTTTATAAGGCAGAGGATATCATTAATTGGCGAACCAAGCGCATTAATGGTAAAGATAAACTTGTTTTAGTCGTTTTACGTGAGGTTGTCGAAGAACCTGAAGATTATGGTTTTAAAGACATAACTCAGTATAGAGAATTAGCAATAGAGGATAATAAATTTATATGTCGTGTTTGGCGTCGAGCAGGAGAAAATAACAGCGGACCATTTGAAATTAGTTCTAATTATCTTCCAAAACCTAAAGGTCGTGAGCATTGGGATGAAATACCTTTTACTTTTGTAGGAGCACAAAGTAACGACCAAACAATAGATGATTCGCCGTTATCTTCACTAATTGAAATCAATTTAGGACATTATCGGAATAGCGCTGATTATGAGGACAGCTTATTTTTCTGTGGGCAAGTGCAACCAGCTATTAGTGGGCTTGATGAAGGGTGGCGAGATCATTTGGAACAAAACGGGGTCAAAATAGGCTCTCGTACTCCATTAATGTTACCTCAGGGTGGTAGTTTTATCTATGCTCAAGCGCAACCTAACTCATTAGCGAAAGAGGGCATGGATGACAAGCGCAATTACATGGTAGCTCTCGGCGCAAGGTTAATTGAGCAAAACTCATCGGTAAAAACAGCTACTCAAGCCAATGGAGATCAAACAGCATCAACATCGGTACTTGGCATTTGTTGCTCTAATATTTCAGAAGCTTATACAACTGCTCTAAGATGGTGCGCCCAATATCTTGGATTAAATGGCGATGATGTTACTTATACAATCAATCAAGAATTTATTTCTAAAGTTGCTGATGCAGGAATGATTACAGCCATTGTTAGTTCATGGCAATCTGGAGCAATTAGATACGAAGATATGATTAGAGCGATGCAAAAAATCGATATCATTGACCCTAGTGCCGATCCTGAACTAGTTAAGCAAGAACTAAAGGATACAGAACCTCAGTTTACGGGGTAG
- a CDS encoding DnaT-like ssDNA-binding protein, translated as MINTDPNSSDFNSYASIEELEAFAQARGITLPDNKESLLIKAMDYLNGINWVGKKAKLEQPLSFPRKDIVLDGYLLPSGVIPVQVVKAQCMLAIEAIAGDLLSSVRDAPIQSESIAGALSVTYAIDKSGFIPRYPAVISTLRGLVIGEGFSINCIAERG; from the coding sequence ATGATAAACACCGATCCTAATTCTAGCGACTTTAACAGTTATGCAAGCATTGAAGAGTTAGAAGCATTCGCTCAGGCTAGAGGCATTACTTTACCTGACAATAAAGAATCCTTACTTATTAAAGCTATGGACTACTTGAATGGGATTAATTGGGTGGGTAAAAAAGCTAAGCTTGAACAGCCTTTGTCTTTTCCAAGAAAAGATATTGTGCTAGACGGTTACCTTTTACCTAGCGGTGTTATTCCAGTTCAGGTTGTAAAAGCACAATGCATGCTAGCTATTGAAGCTATTGCAGGTGATTTACTTTCCAGTGTTAGAGATGCGCCAATTCAATCTGAATCAATAGCTGGAGCACTAAGTGTTACTTACGCTATAGATAAATCAGGCTTTATACCACGATATCCTGCCGTTATATCAACTCTTAGAGGGTTGGTAATAGGTGAGGGATTTTCTATAAATTGCATTGCTGAGAGGGGGTAA
- a CDS encoding phage antirepressor KilAC domain-containing protein, with protein MQTSRKTKTPTSANVEVQSLIPQQRGIKSMKNDISVLHKSQLTMSSREIASLTNKRHDNVCRDIRAILVALLGGQDSDYVRNSNLSYLTNQHVSCNQYDFNNPNAWEYHISRRYTEILITGYDIKRRTAVIDRLYELEEANKQPQVRIPTNKELALMVIKAEEENERLSLENKTLGSQVEEMKPTVAAFDRIATKTEGSMCVTDTAKHLQVQPKKFFQELHAMGWIYKRTGVHHWLGYQDKVKQGLLEHKITTVSRSDGSEKIVEQVLVTPKGLAKLSQMLTAH; from the coding sequence ATGCAAACATCTAGAAAAACAAAAACCCCAACATCGGCAAATGTTGAGGTTCAATCATTAATCCCACAGCAAAGAGGAATCAAATCTATGAAAAATGATATATCAGTATTACACAAAAGTCAATTAACGATGTCTAGTCGTGAAATAGCGTCTTTAACCAATAAACGACATGATAATGTTTGTCGAGATATAAGAGCTATTTTAGTGGCGTTGCTTGGTGGTCAAGATTCTGATTACGTCCGTAACTCAAATCTGAGTTACCTTACAAATCAACATGTTAGCTGTAATCAATACGATTTTAATAACCCGAATGCTTGGGAATACCACATATCTAGACGATATACTGAAATATTAATTACTGGATATGATATCAAGCGCAGAACAGCGGTCATTGATAGACTTTATGAACTGGAAGAAGCAAACAAGCAACCTCAAGTAAGAATTCCAACCAATAAAGAACTCGCTTTAATGGTTATTAAAGCCGAAGAAGAAAATGAACGACTCTCACTTGAAAATAAAACATTAGGATCTCAAGTCGAAGAAATGAAGCCAACTGTTGCCGCATTTGATCGTATAGCGACTAAAACGGAGGGCAGTATGTGTGTTACAGACACAGCTAAACATTTGCAAGTTCAGCCTAAAAAGTTTTTTCAAGAGTTACATGCTATGGGGTGGATCTACAAACGAACAGGTGTCCATCATTGGTTAGGCTATCAAGATAAAGTTAAACAAGGATTGCTTGAACATAAGATTACTACAGTCTCAAGAAGTGATGGTAGTGAAAAAATAGTAGAACAAGTGTTAGTTACACCTAAAGGTTTGGCGAAACTTTCACAAATGCTAACAGCACACTAA
- a CDS encoding terminase has translation MAESKQYFDELKKNLKDRFWRLNHLYYITDKTGKKIKFKMTPEQLEYFNGMHTRNIILKARQLGFTTEVCIIQLDAALFQSDKCALIAHNLEDAKRLFREKVKFAYDNLPEIIKQANPAKNDAARELVFNNGGSVYVNTSFRGGTLKYLHVSEFGKICAKFPDKAREIVTGAFEAVATNCFITIESTAEGKAGYFYDYCNTAEKAFILSKSLSALDWKFFFFSWWKNPLYAIKPVEKLPQRLVDYFDKLKSKHNINLTEEQKAWYHAKEKTLGDDMKREYPSIPSEAFEQSIEGAYYARQFRELYKEKRITVLPDNSHLPVYTYWDLGIGDSTAIWFVRKVGEEFHIIDYYENSGEGLRHYMKVLKDKSQKLGYEYAEHWAPHDIDNRELSGDGKSRKQIAKEGYEIDGEKYSIKFNVAPRLGVDDGIESVREILPLCAFDSSKCEQGIANLEAYRKAWDDKNGCWRDKPLHDHTSHGADAFRYFAVANRNRRRPAYTIKMDTTF, from the coding sequence ATGGCAGAATCGAAACAATACTTTGATGAATTAAAAAAGAACCTCAAAGATAGATTCTGGCGCTTAAATCATTTGTATTACATAACAGATAAAACAGGTAAGAAAATTAAATTCAAAATGACACCTGAGCAACTCGAGTATTTTAACGGGATGCATACAAGGAATATCATTTTAAAAGCTCGCCAACTCGGTTTTACTACCGAAGTATGTATTATTCAGTTAGACGCCGCATTATTTCAATCTGACAAATGCGCATTAATTGCTCACAATCTTGAAGATGCAAAAAGGCTGTTTAGAGAAAAGGTTAAATTTGCCTATGACAACCTACCTGAAATAATTAAACAAGCCAACCCAGCAAAAAATGATGCCGCTCGTGAATTAGTTTTTAATAATGGTGGCTCTGTTTATGTAAACACTTCATTTCGTGGTGGCACATTAAAATATTTACATGTTTCTGAGTTCGGTAAAATCTGTGCTAAATTTCCCGATAAAGCAAGAGAGATTGTCACAGGTGCTTTTGAGGCTGTAGCAACAAATTGCTTCATAACTATAGAAAGCACAGCCGAAGGTAAAGCTGGTTATTTCTATGATTACTGTAACACTGCGGAAAAGGCGTTTATTTTAAGTAAGTCTTTATCTGCGCTTGACTGGAAATTTTTCTTCTTTTCGTGGTGGAAAAATCCTTTATATGCAATCAAGCCTGTTGAAAAACTGCCGCAAAGGTTAGTTGATTATTTCGACAAACTTAAATCAAAACACAACATTAATTTAACAGAAGAGCAAAAAGCTTGGTATCACGCTAAAGAGAAAACACTGGGTGATGATATGAAGCGTGAATATCCATCTATTCCAAGTGAAGCATTTGAGCAATCAATCGAGGGTGCTTACTATGCAAGGCAATTCAGAGAACTATACAAAGAAAAACGCATTACCGTACTACCTGATAATAGCCATTTACCTGTTTATACCTATTGGGACTTGGGTATCGGTGATTCAACCGCTATTTGGTTTGTGCGTAAAGTGGGTGAAGAATTTCACATCATCGACTACTACGAAAATAGTGGTGAGGGTCTCAGGCACTACATGAAAGTTCTTAAGGATAAATCACAAAAACTTGGCTATGAATATGCTGAGCACTGGGCACCGCACGATATTGATAATCGTGAATTATCGGGTGATGGTAAGAGCCGTAAACAGATAGCAAAAGAAGGCTATGAAATTGACGGTGAAAAATACAGCATTAAATTTAATGTGGCTCCAAGGTTAGGCGTTGATGATGGTATCGAATCAGTTCGTGAAATTCTTCCTCTTTGTGCATTTGATTCAAGCAAATGCGAACAGGGTATTGCTAATTTAGAAGCCTATAGAAAAGCATGGGATGATAAAAACGGCTGTTGGCGAGATAAACCGCTACATGATCACACATCGCACGGCGCGGATGCGTTTAGATATTTTGCTGTGGCTAATCGTAATAGACGTAGACCAGCTTACACTATTAAAATGGATACAACATTCTAA
- a CDS encoding Ig domain-containing protein, with protein MATTINNDLIIYNDLAQTAFLERRQDNLEVFNTASNGAILIDNELIEGDFRKRAFYKVGGTIESRDVNSTNKKQGKKIGAGETVSVKVPWAYGPYETTEEAFKRRGRDVSEFSEVVGIDVADATTEGYVKYAIHSLIAAIESNPSMITTADIATDGKKTLTKGLRKYGDKFERVSLFVMHSTTYFEIIDQAISNKIHEEAGVVVYGGQPGTLGKPVLVTDCVPVDAILGLVANAVKITESQAPGFRSYDVNDQENLVIAYRAEGTVNIDLLGYSWDTSKGDNPDLAKLSDKENWKKHFDSDKSTAGVLIKLEAPTLNRKAGKATKAEKDGEDGETKKDNGQE; from the coding sequence ATGGCAACAACTATAAACAATGATTTAATCATCTATAACGACTTGGCGCAAACTGCTTTTTTAGAACGTCGCCAAGATAATTTAGAAGTTTTCAATACTGCATCTAATGGTGCAATTTTAATCGATAACGAACTGATTGAAGGAGATTTCCGTAAACGAGCATTCTATAAAGTGGGAGGAACAATTGAATCTCGTGACGTTAACTCAACTAACAAAAAGCAAGGCAAAAAAATTGGAGCCGGCGAAACTGTAAGTGTAAAAGTCCCGTGGGCGTATGGACCGTATGAAACCACAGAGGAAGCATTTAAGCGGCGAGGTCGTGATGTGTCAGAGTTTTCCGAAGTAGTCGGTATTGATGTTGCTGACGCAACTACAGAAGGCTATGTTAAATACGCCATTCATTCTTTGATTGCGGCAATTGAATCTAACCCATCAATGATAACTACTGCGGATATCGCGACTGACGGTAAAAAAACCTTAACTAAAGGCTTGCGCAAATATGGAGATAAATTTGAACGAGTTTCTTTATTTGTTATGCATTCAACGACCTACTTCGAGATCATTGATCAGGCAATAAGCAATAAAATCCATGAAGAAGCGGGAGTTGTTGTATATGGAGGTCAACCCGGAACATTAGGTAAACCTGTTCTTGTAACAGATTGCGTGCCTGTCGATGCTATTCTTGGCTTAGTCGCTAATGCCGTAAAAATTACTGAATCACAAGCTCCGGGATTCCGTTCATATGACGTTAATGACCAAGAAAACTTAGTTATAGCTTATCGCGCTGAGGGCACAGTAAATATCGATTTACTAGGTTATAGCTGGGATACGTCAAAAGGTGATAATCCTGATTTAGCAAAACTTAGCGATAAAGAAAACTGGAAGAAACATTTTGACAGCGATAAATCTACGGCTGGTGTTTTAATTAAATTAGAAGCTCCAACTCTGAACAGGAAAGCTGGAAAAGCCACAAAAGCTGAAAAAGATGGAGAAGATGGAGAAACTAAAAAAGATAATGGTCAAGAGTAA
- a CDS encoding AAA family ATPase, protein MKIESLKIENVGGISSLSLDSFDPNLNIICGENGIGKTNILDSIASLFSGYEPISISVKSGFEQGCIKSSVDGKIISRPIKKKYTNLTYTKWESVNDDENANFNLLYLKVNRVFKYRRESSINSDPDVTNRTSQNSEGLDNDDIKQWFVSRYLHSAHVNNLTDVQQENIKLAISCFSLLDNKVTFYKTTTQNEIIVKTPTGEIYFELLSSGFRSILFILLGIIKEIEYRFQNNNVLASDFNGIILIDEIELHLHPEWQGKVCSVLTKTFPKAQFIISTHSPHVIQTAEANEVIALSGENGHLEKRTLDIAPHGFKGWTIEEILTDVMGMKDLRTQLYEDIKKKFDNALKNKDVKAAADAYDKLDQILHPTYPLRALFKMQLDALKG, encoded by the coding sequence ATGAAAATTGAATCACTAAAAATAGAAAATGTTGGCGGTATATCTAGCTTGTCGTTAGATAGTTTTGACCCCAATTTAAATATTATTTGCGGTGAAAACGGAATAGGTAAAACAAATATTTTGGATTCAATTGCATCATTGTTTTCAGGTTATGAACCGATATCTATTAGTGTTAAATCAGGTTTTGAACAAGGATGCATAAAAAGCTCAGTAGATGGAAAAATAATTTCGCGACCAATAAAGAAAAAATATACAAATCTTACCTATACAAAATGGGAATCTGTTAATGATGATGAAAATGCAAATTTCAATTTACTATATTTAAAAGTTAATCGCGTTTTTAAATATAGGCGAGAAAGTAGTATTAATTCAGACCCAGACGTTACCAATAGAACATCGCAAAACTCTGAAGGTTTAGATAATGATGATATAAAACAATGGTTTGTTTCTAGATATTTGCATAGCGCGCATGTTAATAATTTAACTGATGTTCAACAAGAAAACATTAAATTAGCAATAAGCTGTTTTTCGTTACTTGATAATAAGGTTACATTTTATAAAACTACTACTCAAAATGAGATAATTGTAAAAACACCTACAGGAGAAATATATTTTGAGCTTTTATCTTCTGGATTTAGGTCTATTTTATTTATTTTATTGGGCATAATTAAAGAAATTGAATATCGATTCCAAAACAACAATGTTTTAGCATCAGACTTTAATGGAATTATTCTAATTGATGAGATAGAGTTACACCTTCATCCTGAATGGCAAGGTAAAGTTTGCAGCGTTCTTACAAAAACATTTCCGAAAGCCCAATTTATCATCAGTACGCATAGCCCTCACGTTATTCAAACCGCCGAAGCGAACGAAGTTATAGCTTTATCAGGAGAAAATGGTCATTTAGAAAAAAGAACCTTAGATATCGCCCCACATGGCTTTAAAGGATGGACGATAGAAGAAATTCTTACCGATGTGATGGGAATGAAAGACCTTCGAACACAATTATATGAAGATATTAAAAAGAAATTTGATAATGCTCTTAAAAATAAAGACGTAAAAGCTGCTGCAGACGCCTATGATAAATTAGATCAAATACTTCATCCTACATACCCTTTAAGAGCCCTTTTTAAAATGCAATTGGATGCGCTTAAGGGTTAA
- a CDS encoding phage tail assembly chaperone, with the protein MAKFKLVAEPTFKCKVLIPRAGQEDGEIEFTFKHYIPKELENFETEFKGKPLVSYLLKIITGWSLDDEFNEANLDTLLQNYPASGSAIIKTYSRELFGVREKN; encoded by the coding sequence ATGGCAAAATTTAAATTAGTTGCAGAGCCAACTTTTAAATGCAAAGTTTTAATTCCACGAGCTGGGCAAGAGGACGGTGAAATCGAATTTACGTTCAAACACTATATTCCCAAAGAACTGGAAAATTTTGAAACCGAGTTTAAAGGCAAGCCTCTGGTTAGTTATCTATTGAAAATCATCACAGGCTGGAGTTTAGATGATGAGTTTAATGAGGCTAATCTTGATACACTCCTCCAAAACTATCCAGCATCTGGCAGCGCAATAATCAAAACTTATTCTCGTGAATTATTCGGCGTACGAGAAAAAAACTAA
- a CDS encoding HNH endonuclease, producing the protein MIKLEKGDKPPYLKEEKVKELTEKFKLNQKSTVWKHTEIIEYLLKSSNFKCAYCECQLQIEDSYMEVEHFKCKSLYPDNVVDWNNLLPSCERCNKKKRNLDVVATPIINPYEEDPKLYLSIENYYLYAKGGEDSKGQKTIDCLDLNDERLVLAIFNVCKNINRDMIKLARNIDDIILVRNGISTTLQLCQPDKAFSAFLAFTLLNNKDTKIIKQVLIDNDLWDDDLNEMYETCKKIALDSR; encoded by the coding sequence ATGATTAAGCTAGAGAAAGGGGATAAACCTCCTTATTTAAAGGAGGAAAAAGTTAAAGAATTAACTGAAAAGTTTAAATTAAACCAAAAATCTACCGTATGGAAACATACTGAAATAATAGAGTATTTGTTAAAAAGTAGTAACTTTAAATGCGCTTATTGTGAATGCCAATTACAGATTGAAGATTCATACATGGAAGTTGAGCATTTTAAATGCAAAAGCTTATATCCAGACAATGTTGTAGATTGGAACAATTTATTACCATCATGCGAAAGATGTAACAAGAAAAAAAGAAATTTAGATGTTGTTGCTACTCCAATTATTAACCCTTATGAAGAAGATCCTAAACTATATTTATCTATAGAAAATTATTATTTGTACGCTAAAGGCGGTGAGGATTCTAAAGGTCAAAAAACTATAGACTGTTTAGATTTAAATGATGAAAGATTGGTTTTAGCCATATTTAATGTATGTAAAAATATAAACCGAGATATGATTAAATTAGCTCGTAACATAGATGATATTATATTAGTTAGAAATGGTATAAGTACAACATTACAGCTTTGCCAACCAGATAAAGCTTTTTCTGCTTTTCTCGCTTTTACTTTGCTTAATAACAAAGATACAAAAATAATCAAACAAGTTTTAATCGATAATGACTTATGGGATGATGATCTTAATGAAATGTATGAAACCTGCAAAAAAATAGCCCTAGACTCTAGATAA
- a CDS encoding terminase small subunit produces the protein MTKLTDKQELFCREYLIDLNATQAAIRAGYKESSAQEQSSRLLSNVMVQGYIMELKQQRNDRNKIDADYVLKRLVEIDQMDILDILAPSGDFLPIKEWPRTWRTTLSGLDIAIIGSGDTEAIMKKIKWPDKTKNLELLGKHISVQAFKEKTETTVNMADEMASLMKEISDEAN, from the coding sequence ATGACAAAGCTCACAGACAAACAGGAGCTGTTTTGTCGTGAGTATCTAATCGATTTAAACGCGACACAGGCAGCAATAAGGGCTGGATATAAGGAAAGCTCGGCACAAGAACAGAGTAGCAGGTTGTTATCAAATGTTATGGTGCAAGGTTATATCATGGAGTTAAAGCAACAGCGCAATGACCGCAATAAGATAGATGCCGACTATGTACTAAAGCGATTAGTTGAGATTGACCAGATGGATATATTAGACATCCTCGCTCCATCGGGTGACTTCCTCCCAATTAAAGAATGGCCGAGAACATGGCGAACAACATTATCAGGATTGGATATCGCCATTATTGGAAGTGGGGACACTGAAGCGATTATGAAAAAAATTAAGTGGCCAGATAAAACAAAGAATCTTGAATTGTTAGGTAAACATATAAGTGTGCAAGCATTTAAAGAGAAGACCGAAACTACAGTTAACATGGCTGATGAAATGGCGTCACTAATGAAGGAGATATCCGACGAGGCAAATTAA